Part of the Leptotrichia sp. OH3620_COT-345 genome is shown below.
AGTTTAAATTCTATTCTTCTGTTCTGTGCTCTTCCTTCCGCTGTCTCATTTGTCGCAACAGGTTCCTCTTCCCCACGTGTCTCAACTCCAACTATTCTCTCTGCAGGTACTCCGAACTCAAGCAACTTTGCCTTTACACTTTCCGCTCT
Proteins encoded:
- a CDS encoding OmpA family protein codes for the protein QNLKEYIIVNDYDVTIVGHTDSKGTNEYNLKLGLRRAESVKAKLLEFGVPAERIVGVETRGEEEPVATNETAEGRAQNRRIEFKL